The genomic stretch TCCCCTTGACAGTCCCGGAGCTGGCTCTGCTTAGGATCGAAGTACGAGAATATGACATGTCTGAGAAAGATGATTTCGGAGGGCAGACATGCCTGCCTGTCTCGGAATTGAGACCCGGGATTCGCTCAGTTCCTCTGCACGATAAAAAAGGAGAGAAGTACAAATCCGTTAGGCTGCTCATGCGGTTTCAGTTCATGTGATCTCATCTGTTAAAACGACACGAGAGTCCCACGACCTGCAGCAGTTTTTGTATAGCATTGTGATCTAAGACAGAGCTTCAGCCTTGAATGTGGGATGACTGCTTTCTTAGCTGAGCTGAGCTAAACAGCATCACAAACTACTAACACAAGCATGAATGTATCAATTCATTAAACTGGTGTGAAACTGTGAAAAGGATTGAGTAATGAATATATTTGTTTGAATTCAGAATTTTATAAGGTTGCCATACACTGCTATATGCATATATTATCTGTGACAGTGAAGCAATAATAGGCATTAGAAGAGAAATGCCTAAAATGAACTTGTTTAGTCCGCACTGAGAGTCCAGTTAGTTCTTGAGTTGTAGATTATGAGTAAAGACACATGATTGAGCCTTGACAGTTACAGTGTGGACACCCTGCACTGAATCCTCTCATCTAATGAGTCGTTAAGTTACTGTAAGTTACTCATCTATTATCTTCCTCTTACTCAAAAAAGGGAAATCTTTCACTCTGAGGCTCTCACACTTCAGCTCGATAGTTATGGAGGTAGTAAATCATGTCGACTTAGCGACGCATTAGGTAGGAGAACTGTCTGGTGCCCTGTAGCTATCAGGACTCCGTCccctaaccaactgagctactcaTTTGGACGCCCCTCCACTATGTCGGGATGTGGGGCCAGAATTAATGTTTGTTCAAAGTTGAGGGGCAAATCTGTAATTTAATTCCACGATGGATTTGCATCTGCCGCGCGTTTGGTTAACAGTTACAATAATAGTGAAATTGAGATCTCCAGGACGGACGCTACGAAAGTCTCACTTTTTGTTTGCCTGAGATTCGGATTCTTGAAATGAGCTCCGCCGCCGATCATCATTCGCTTTCCTCCGACTCCGATTCCGACACCGGGACCAATTCCTCCGATCGCCACTCCGACCTCTCGTCCACCATATTCAAATCCTACCTCGACCTCACCGGAGGAGGGGGCAATCAGCATCAGCATGATCTCATAAAGATCCAATCTTTCCTCACTTCCTCTCGCTCCGGCGCCCTCTCGTGCCTCATCTGCCTCGAGCGCATTCGCCCCGTGGACCCCACCTGGTCCTGCTCCTCCCGCTGTTTCGCCGTCTTTCATCTCCTCTGTATCCAATCATGGGGTGTCCAAGCCTCCAACCTCGCCGCCGCGCGTGCGGCCTCACGCGCCGCCACCACCACCGACAATTCCCTCCTCTGGCACTGCCCCAAGTGCCGGATCGAATACCCAAAGTACCAAATCCCCAAAACCTACTACTGCTTttgcgggaaactcgagaaCCCGCCCCATGATCCTTGGGTTTTGCCTCATTCCTGCGGTGAAATTTGCGGCAGGCCGTTGAAATACAATTGTGGGCACCATTGTTTGTTACTGTGTCATCCGGGTCCGTGCCCTTCTTGCCCTAAATTGGTGAAATCCAGGTGCTTTTGTGGTGCTGTGGAGGATATGAAGCGCTGTGGCTTCAAGAACTTTTCTTGTAACGGCGTTTGCAAGAAGGTGTTGGCTTGTAAGACTCATAGGTGTAATGAGACTTGCCATGATGGTGAGTGCCCCCCATGTGATGCTAAGGCAGTTTACAAGTGCCAATGTGGGAAGGTGAAGATGGAAAGGCAGTGTTTTGAGAGGGATTTTAGGTGTGACAATCCGTGTGCTGAGTTATTGGGGTGTGGTAGGCATAAGTGTGAGAGAGGTTGCCACGAGGGCGAGTGTGGGAAGTGCCCTCTTCAGGGGAAGAGGACATGTCCTTGTGGGAAGAGAGTTTATGAAGGGATGTCTTGTGATGTTGCTGCACCAGTGTGTGGTGCAACGTGTGATAAAATGCTGAGCTGTGGATTTCATAGGTGCCCCGAGAGGTGCCATCGAGGGCCATGTATTGAGACTTGTAGGATTGTTGTTACAAAGGGATGTAGGTGTGGGAGCTTGAGGAAACAGGTAAGTTTAACAACTTCTTGATGAAATTTTATGAGCTTTCGTAATTGTTAGTCAATTTTTCAAAGTAGTTCAAAATTGGAAATGGTAAACTGAACTTAGAATAGGTTCCTTGTTATCAAGATTTGACATGTGAAAGGAAGTGTTTGAAAGTTCGGGACTGTGAACGTCATGCCTGTAAGCGACGCTGCTGTGATGGTGACTGCCCGCCTTGTTCTGAGGTGTGTTTTTGCAGTTTTAGTTATACTTGGTATATTGTTTTTCCCAATTCTATGCGTTTGCACTCATCTTTTGGATGGTCAGATGTGTGATAGGAAGCTACGGTGTAGGAACCACAAGTGCCCCGCTCCATGTCATAGGtacttctctttcttttcctttgtcCCCTTTGCAACTAAACAAACAGAAAAAGAACTTTCTTGTTTGTTTCCAATTGAAATATAGCATATTATCTTCTAGATAACCATGTAGCCAAGCCCAACTAAATTCGCCCTAGGGCTTACTTGTGTTGAGGCAGAAATCAGAAGTTAGAATTTTCCATTCTATCCTCCCAACCAGATGTGATTGCAGCAAGCAATTCTTCTTATACTACCAATTAGGGATATCCCTTAGGATTAGTCATCTTTTCAAATAAAAGCTACTAGGCAGCTTATCATAAACGGAAGTATAAATGTAGCCTTCCTATTGATCAAAGTATCATTAGTGGGTGACTTGTATAGTTTAAAAAAGTTGAATTGGGAGGTGAAGTGATTAATCATCCAATGAGGAAAACTTAACTTCTGTTTTTCCTATAGATGACAGATAGTAAGAGGTTGGGTATCGATAATCCAAACTGGTATGGTTTGAAGGCCCTTTCATCTCACCTAATTCCATCCAATGAAATTGTGTTCCCACATTTGTTGGAGAAGCTACTGTTATTGAATGTTTGGGTGGAAAAGTTTATTTGCTCTTTTTTCTGTTTTCATGATAAATGATGAACATCCTTTGTCTTGTAATGCTCTGCATGATTCAATTTCGAATAAGTTGTGATAATTTCATGTTGTTCTCGTAGAGGGGCTTGTGCTCCATGCCCAGTGATGGTGACCATCTCGTGTTTCTGTGGGGAGACATATTTTGAGGTTAGAGTTccattttatttactttattcaaCTCCGTCCTCATTTCATGTTGAATCTTTTCTTTGACAAACtcttgattattttcttgatatTCTATGCTTTAACGAAGCAGCAAGGGTACTTCATAGCTGCAGTATTGGATGGCCGTAGATATGTCTTTTTGTTCTTCTTCCCCATTCTCACTGCATTT from Ipomoea triloba cultivar NCNSP0323 chromosome 12, ASM357664v1 encodes the following:
- the LOC115999263 gene encoding NF-X1-type zinc finger protein NFXL2, translated to MSSAADHHSLSSDSDSDTGTNSSDRHSDLSSTIFKSYLDLTGGGGNQHQHDLIKIQSFLTSSRSGALSCLICLERIRPVDPTWSCSSRCFAVFHLLCIQSWGVQASNLAAARAASRAATTTDNSLLWHCPKCRIEYPKYQIPKTYYCFCGKLENPPHDPWVLPHSCGEICGRPLKYNCGHHCLLLCHPGPCPSCPKLVKSRCFCGAVEDMKRCGFKNFSCNGVCKKVLACKTHRCNETCHDGECPPCDAKAVYKCQCGKVKMERQCFERDFRCDNPCAELLGCGRHKCERGCHEGECGKCPLQGKRTCPCGKRVYEGMSCDVAAPVCGATCDKMLSCGFHRCPERCHRGPCIETCRIVVTKGCRCGSLRKQVPCYQDLTCERKCLKVRDCERHACKRRCCDGDCPPCSEMCDRKLRCRNHKCPAPCHRGACAPCPVMVTISCFCGETYFEVPCGTESEQKPPRCRKLCRMTTLCRHASTSKPHRCHYGACPQCRLICNEEYPCGHNCKLRCHGPIPPPLPEFTLKPKKKKSTHQNEPSPGTSCPPCPELVWKSCVGNHIGAERMMVCSNRGEFACDNLCGNLLKCGNHYCTKVCHAIKLNHSSASEGHGRGEPCEKCTLRCEKEREPTCPHPCPLPCHLGDCPPCKALIKRSCHCGAMVHAFECIYYNSLSQKEQVSARSCRGPCHRKLPYCTHLCPETCHPGECPSPDQCSKKVVIRCGCQTLKKEMLCKDVQAMYRLNGCDPKDISKSQYGLGLLPCNADCKSKVRVAESELQLRKPKPPEEKEPDAKINTTKRRRRRDRVQEDRKTSRLKSLITAIWRVLLFVAITVTLLISAYYGYKGLMWLSDRMNEAETQRQGRYPRRI